One segment of Curtobacterium poinsettiae DNA contains the following:
- a CDS encoding VOC family protein, protein MDITSVTVGLPVSDIEASCLWYGAVFERTEPDLEPEDGVAEYEVGGIWIQLYVDEQAEENPVSVRFGVDDVAAQHARIGALGIDIGPVECVDGAVDWFDVRDPDGNVLSLFSLVDETGRGSGRDNGAGRAL, encoded by the coding sequence ATGGACATCACGAGCGTGACCGTGGGGTTGCCCGTCAGCGACATCGAGGCGTCCTGCCTCTGGTACGGCGCGGTCTTCGAGCGCACCGAGCCGGACCTCGAGCCCGAGGACGGCGTCGCCGAGTACGAGGTCGGCGGCATCTGGATCCAGCTCTACGTCGACGAACAGGCCGAGGAGAACCCGGTCAGCGTCCGCTTCGGCGTCGACGACGTCGCCGCTCAGCACGCACGCATCGGCGCGCTCGGCATCGACATCGGCCCCGTCGAGTGCGTCGACGGTGCGGTCGACTGGTTCGACGTCCGCGACCCGGACGGCAACGTGCTGAGCCTGTTCTCGCTGGTCGACGAGACCGGTCGCGGTTCCGGCCGCGACAACGGCGCGGGCCGCGCGCTCTAG
- the rpoC gene encoding DNA-directed RNA polymerase subunit beta' translates to MLEATSFDAIRIGLATAEDIRQWSYGEVKKPETINYRTLKPEKDGLFGEQIFGPSRDWECACGKYKRVRFKGIVCERCGVEVTKSSVRRERMGHIELAAPVTHIWYFKGVPSRLGYLLDMAPKDLEKVIYFAAYMIIDIDEEGRHADMPGLENEMRLEIKTLEGQRDSIIADRLKKLEDDLAALEEEGAKADVKRRTKDTAEKEMSQVRKSFDEDITRLERVWEDFRNLKVGDLKPEDAVFHELQDRFGIYFDAYMGAEAIKLRLEAFDLAAEAEALRLQIAEGKGQKKIRAIKRLRVVSSFLATGNSPAAMVLGVVPVIPPELRPMVQLDGGRFATSDLNDLYRRVINRNNRLRRLLDLGAPEIIVNNEKRMLQEAVDALFDNGRRGRPVTGTGNRALKSLSDMLKGKQGRFRQNLLGKRVDYSGRSVIIVGPQLKLHQCGLPKQMALELFKPFVIKRLIDLSHAQNIKSAKRMVERSRPQVWDVLEEIIRERPVLLNRAPTLHRLGIQAFEPQLVEGKAIQLHPLVCAAFNADFDGDQMAVHLPLSVEAQAEARILMLASNNILKPSDGRPVTLPAQDMIIGLHHLTTVREGAVGEGRAFSSVAEAILANDQHTLHLNAMVKIRMTGVHFAEGEAPEGYEQGDTVLLETTLGRALFNETLPANYPFVQKVTDKGVLSAIVNDLAERYSKTETAAALDRIKDAGFYWGTRSGVTVALSDVVTPPRKKEIIAGYEVQAAKVQGEFDKGLITDSERRADLIKIWTEATNEIAQEMRDNFPVDNTINRMVSSGARGNWLQVRNIAGMRGLVNNPKGEIIARPIINSYREGLTVAEYFIATHGARKGLADTALRTADSGYLTRRLVDVSQDVIIREDDCGTTRGLELPIATVDADGKLVRDPRVENTVYSRTLATEAVDAQGTVVAEAGEDVGDVLIDKLLAAGVESIKVRSVLTCESAVGVCAKCYGRSLATGNLVDIGEAVGIIAAQSIGEPGTQLTMRTFHTGGSASADDITQGLPRVTELFEARTPKGASPIAEAPGRVVVEDTDKGRRIILTPDNGDEPFIYPVLKRATLLIEDNQHVELGEQFIAGTVDPKEVLRVKGVREVQKHLVNGVQDVYGSQGVPIHDKHIEVIVRQMLRKVTVVDHGDTDLLPGELVDRSRYNALNRAALQEGRKTASARQEVMGITKASLATESWLSAASFQETTRVLTQAAMEGKQDHLVGLKENVIIGKLIPAGTGLSRYRDVDVNATEEAKAERYPNRIFADDSSFSDADLSFVDFDSFSSDDFTPGTYN, encoded by the coding sequence TTGCTCGAAGCAACTTCCTTTGACGCCATTCGGATCGGCCTCGCGACCGCCGAGGACATCCGTCAGTGGTCGTACGGCGAGGTCAAGAAGCCGGAGACCATCAACTACCGCACCCTGAAGCCCGAGAAGGACGGTCTGTTCGGCGAGCAGATCTTCGGTCCTTCCCGCGACTGGGAGTGCGCCTGCGGCAAGTACAAGCGTGTCCGGTTCAAGGGCATCGTCTGCGAGCGCTGCGGCGTCGAGGTCACCAAGTCCTCGGTCCGTCGTGAGCGCATGGGCCACATCGAGCTCGCTGCCCCCGTCACGCACATCTGGTACTTCAAGGGCGTCCCGTCGCGCCTCGGGTACCTCCTCGACATGGCGCCGAAGGACCTCGAGAAGGTCATCTACTTCGCGGCGTACATGATCATCGACATCGATGAGGAGGGCCGTCACGCGGACATGCCGGGTCTCGAGAACGAGATGCGTCTCGAGATCAAGACCCTCGAGGGCCAGCGCGACTCGATCATCGCCGACCGCCTCAAGAAGCTCGAGGACGACCTCGCAGCCCTTGAGGAAGAGGGTGCGAAGGCCGACGTCAAGCGCCGCACCAAGGACACCGCCGAGAAGGAGATGTCCCAGGTCCGGAAGTCGTTCGACGAGGACATCACCCGTCTCGAGCGTGTGTGGGAGGACTTCCGCAACCTCAAGGTGGGCGACCTCAAGCCCGAGGACGCCGTCTTCCACGAGCTCCAGGACCGGTTCGGGATCTACTTCGACGCCTACATGGGCGCCGAGGCGATCAAGCTCCGGCTCGAGGCGTTCGACCTGGCCGCCGAGGCCGAGGCACTGCGTCTGCAGATCGCCGAGGGCAAGGGCCAGAAGAAGATCCGCGCGATCAAGCGTCTGCGCGTCGTCAGCTCCTTCCTCGCCACCGGCAACTCGCCGGCCGCGATGGTGCTCGGCGTCGTGCCGGTCATCCCGCCGGAGCTGCGCCCGATGGTGCAGCTCGACGGTGGCCGTTTCGCCACGTCGGACCTCAACGACCTCTACCGTCGTGTGATCAACCGCAACAACCGTCTCCGCCGCCTGCTCGACCTCGGTGCCCCCGAGATCATCGTGAACAACGAGAAGCGCATGCTGCAGGAAGCCGTTGACGCGCTGTTCGACAACGGTCGTCGTGGTCGTCCGGTCACGGGTACCGGCAACCGCGCCCTGAAGTCCCTGAGCGACATGCTCAAGGGCAAGCAGGGTCGTTTCCGCCAGAACCTGCTCGGCAAGCGCGTCGACTACTCGGGCCGTTCGGTCATCATCGTCGGCCCGCAGCTGAAGCTGCACCAGTGCGGTCTGCCCAAGCAGATGGCGCTCGAGCTCTTCAAGCCGTTCGTGATCAAGCGCCTCATCGACCTGTCGCACGCGCAGAACATCAAGTCGGCCAAGCGCATGGTCGAGCGTTCGCGTCCGCAGGTGTGGGACGTGCTCGAGGAGATCATCCGCGAGCGCCCCGTCCTGCTGAACCGTGCGCCGACGCTGCACCGTCTGGGCATCCAGGCGTTCGAGCCGCAGCTCGTCGAGGGCAAGGCCATCCAGCTCCACCCGCTCGTGTGTGCTGCGTTCAACGCGGACTTCGACGGTGACCAGATGGCCGTGCACCTGCCGCTGTCGGTCGAGGCCCAGGCCGAGGCCCGCATCCTGATGCTCGCCTCCAACAACATCCTGAAGCCGTCCGACGGCCGCCCGGTGACCCTGCCCGCACAGGACATGATCATCGGTCTGCACCACCTCACGACCGTCCGCGAGGGCGCCGTGGGCGAGGGCCGTGCGTTCTCGTCGGTGGCCGAGGCGATCCTGGCGAACGACCAGCACACGCTGCACCTCAACGCGATGGTGAAGATCCGCATGACGGGTGTCCACTTCGCCGAGGGTGAAGCACCCGAGGGCTACGAGCAGGGCGACACCGTGCTGCTCGAGACCACCCTGGGCCGTGCGCTCTTCAACGAGACCCTTCCGGCGAACTACCCGTTCGTCCAGAAGGTCACGGACAAGGGCGTGCTCTCCGCGATCGTCAACGACCTCGCCGAGCGCTACTCCAAGACCGAGACGGCCGCTGCGCTCGACCGGATCAAGGACGCCGGCTTCTACTGGGGCACCCGCTCCGGTGTGACCGTCGCCCTGTCGGACGTCGTGACGCCTCCTCGCAAGAAGGAGATCATCGCGGGCTACGAGGTCCAGGCCGCCAAGGTGCAGGGCGAGTTCGACAAGGGTCTGATCACCGACTCCGAGCGTCGCGCCGACCTGATCAAGATCTGGACCGAGGCCACGAACGAGATCGCGCAGGAGATGCGCGACAACTTCCCGGTCGACAACACCATCAACCGCATGGTGTCGTCGGGTGCTCGTGGTAACTGGCTCCAGGTCCGCAACATCGCCGGTATGCGTGGTCTGGTGAACAACCCGAAGGGCGAGATCATCGCCCGCCCGATCATCAACTCGTACCGCGAGGGCCTGACCGTGGCGGAGTACTTCATCGCCACCCACGGTGCTCGGAAGGGTCTTGCCGACACCGCGCTCCGTACCGCGGACTCCGGGTACCTCACCCGTCGTCTCGTGGACGTCTCGCAGGACGTCATCATCCGCGAGGACGACTGCGGCACGACGCGTGGCCTCGAGCTGCCGATCGCGACCGTGGACGCCGACGGCAAGCTCGTCCGCGACCCGCGCGTCGAGAACACCGTGTACTCCCGCACCCTGGCCACCGAGGCTGTGGACGCACAGGGCACGGTCGTGGCAGAGGCCGGTGAGGACGTCGGTGACGTGCTCATCGACAAGCTGCTCGCGGCCGGCGTCGAGAGCATCAAGGTGCGCTCGGTCCTGACCTGCGAGTCCGCCGTCGGTGTCTGCGCGAAGTGCTACGGCCGTTCGCTCGCCACGGGTAACCTCGTCGACATCGGCGAGGCGGTCGGCATCATCGCCGCCCAGTCCATCGGTGAGCCCGGTACCCAGCTGACGATGCGTACCTTCCACACGGGTGGTTCGGCCTCGGCCGACGACATCACCCAGGGTCTCCCGCGTGTCACGGAGCTCTTCGAGGCGCGTACCCCCAAGGGCGCGTCCCCGATCGCCGAGGCCCCCGGCCGCGTCGTGGTCGAGGACACGGACAAGGGTCGTCGGATCATCCTCACGCCGGACAACGGCGACGAGCCGTTCATCTACCCGGTGCTCAAGCGTGCGACGCTCCTCATCGAGGACAACCAGCACGTCGAGCTCGGCGAGCAGTTCATCGCCGGCACCGTCGACCCGAAGGAAGTCCTCCGGGTCAAGGGTGTCCGAGAGGTCCAGAAGCACCTGGTCAACGGTGTGCAGGACGTCTACGGCTCGCAGGGTGTGCCGATCCACGACAAGCACATCGAGGTCATCGTCCGCCAGATGCTCCGCAAGGTCACCGTCGTCGACCACGGCGACACCGACCTGCTGCCGGGTGAGCTCGTCGACCGGTCGCGCTACAACGCGCTGAACCGTGCGGCGCTGCAGGAGGGTCGCAAGACCGCCTCGGCTCGCCAGGAGGTCATGGGCATCACGAAGGCGTCCCTCGCGACCGAGTCGTGGCTGTCCGCCGCTTCCTTCCAGGAGACCACCCGCGTGCTCACGCAGGCGGCCATGGAGGGCAAGCAGGACCACCTCGTCGGCCTCAAGGAGAACGTCATCATCGGTAAGCTCATCCCCGCCGGGACGGGCCTCAGCCGGTACCGCGACGTGGACGTGAACGCGACCGAAGAGGCGAAGGCGGAGCGGTACCCCAACCGCATCTTCGCTGACGACTCGTCGTTCTCGGACGCCGACCTGAGCTTCGTCGACTTCGACAGCTTCTCGTCGGACGACTTCACGCCGGGCACGTACAACTGA
- the rpoB gene encoding DNA-directed RNA polymerase subunit beta translates to MAAAPNASTNPKNGRNHSRLSFAKITDTLTVPDLLALQTESFDWLVGNDVWKARLAEGQEQGRTDLALHSGLEEIFEEISPIEDLGETMQLSFTAPELEDPKYSIDDCKERGKTYAAPLYVNAEFMNHMTGEIKTQTVFMGDFPLMTERGTFIINGTERVVVSQLVRSPGVYFERQQEKTSDKDIYSARIIPSRGAWLEFEIDKRDQVGVRIDRKRKQSVTVFLKALGLTSEEIMDEFQGFASIESTLEKDAVLTKEEALKDIYRKLRPGEQVAAEAARALLDNFYFNPKRYDLAKVGRYKVNRKLGMDAPLSDSVLTVKDIVATIKYLVSLHAERTTIDGVRDGEPVQLRLDVDDIDHFGNRRIRAVGELIQNQVRTGLSRMERVVRERMTTQDIEAITPQTLINVRPVVAAIKEFFGTSQLSQFMDQNNPLAGLTHKRRLSALGPGGLSRERAGVEVRDVHPSHYGRMCPIETPEGPNIGLIGSLASFGRINSFGFIETPYRRVVNGEVTKTIDYLTASEEDDFVVAQANAPLTNDFHFADDKVLVRKKGGEVELVAKDEVDYMDVSPRQMVSVATSLIPFLEHDDANRALMGANMQRQAVPLLRSESPLVGTGMEGYTAIDAGDVVTADKAGVVSEVSADAVTLQLDEGGTQTYYLRKFDRSNQGTSYNHRVIVSAGERVEQGEVIADGPATENGELALGKNLLVAFMPWEGYNYEDAMILSQNLIKDDTLSSIHIEEYEVDARDTKLGKEEITRDLPNVSPDLLADLDERGIIRIGAEVRPGDILVGKVTPKGETELSAEERLLRAIFNEKSREVRDTSLKVPHGEEGTIIGVKVFDSQDGDDELGSGVNQRVVVYIAQKRKITAGDKLAGRHGNKGVISTILPVEDMPFLADGTPVDIVLNPLGVPGRMNFGQVLEIHLGWLAKQGWNVEGIQEWASALPEAARSAEPGTKVATPVFDGAYEREIEGLLDSTLPNRDGERLIGSSGKAQLFDGRSGEPFPEPVSVGYMYILKLHHLVDDKIHARSTGPYSMITQQPLGGKAQFGGQRFGEMEVWALEAYGAAYALQELLTIKSDDILGRVKVYEAIVKGENIQEPGIPESFKVLMKEMQSLCLNVEVLSADGQAVSLRDNDDEVFRAAEELGINISSRFESSSVDDI, encoded by the coding sequence TTGGCTGCTGCGCCCAACGCATCCACCAACCCCAAGAACGGTCGCAACCACTCGCGACTCTCGTTCGCCAAGATCACGGACACCCTCACGGTTCCTGATCTGCTCGCACTCCAGACGGAGAGCTTCGACTGGCTCGTCGGCAACGACGTCTGGAAGGCCCGCCTCGCCGAAGGGCAGGAGCAGGGTCGTACCGACCTCGCGCTGCACTCGGGGCTCGAGGAGATCTTCGAGGAGATCTCCCCGATCGAGGACCTCGGCGAGACCATGCAGCTCTCGTTCACCGCGCCGGAGCTCGAAGACCCGAAGTACTCGATCGACGACTGCAAGGAGCGCGGCAAGACCTACGCCGCTCCGCTGTACGTCAACGCCGAGTTCATGAACCACATGACGGGTGAGATCAAGACGCAGACGGTCTTCATGGGCGACTTCCCGCTCATGACCGAACGCGGCACGTTCATCATCAACGGCACCGAGCGCGTCGTCGTGTCGCAGCTCGTCCGTTCGCCCGGCGTGTACTTCGAGCGCCAGCAGGAGAAGACCTCCGACAAGGACATCTACTCGGCGCGGATCATCCCGTCGCGTGGTGCCTGGCTCGAGTTCGAGATCGACAAGCGCGACCAGGTGGGCGTGCGCATCGACCGCAAGCGCAAGCAGTCCGTGACCGTCTTCCTCAAGGCCCTCGGCCTGACGAGCGAAGAGATCATGGACGAGTTCCAGGGCTTCGCGTCGATCGAGTCGACCCTCGAGAAGGACGCCGTCCTCACGAAGGAAGAGGCGCTCAAGGACATCTACCGCAAGCTCCGTCCGGGCGAGCAGGTCGCTGCCGAGGCCGCGCGTGCGCTCCTCGACAACTTCTACTTCAACCCGAAGCGCTACGACCTGGCGAAGGTCGGCCGCTACAAGGTCAACCGCAAGCTCGGCATGGACGCCCCGCTGTCCGACTCGGTGCTCACCGTCAAGGACATCGTCGCGACGATCAAGTACCTGGTGTCGCTGCACGCTGAGCGCACCACGATCGACGGCGTCCGTGACGGCGAGCCGGTGCAGCTGCGCCTCGACGTCGACGACATCGACCACTTCGGCAACCGTCGCATCCGCGCCGTCGGCGAGCTCATCCAGAACCAGGTCCGCACGGGTCTGTCCCGGATGGAGCGCGTCGTCCGCGAGCGCATGACCACTCAGGACATCGAGGCGATCACGCCCCAGACGCTCATCAACGTGCGCCCGGTCGTCGCCGCGATCAAGGAGTTCTTCGGAACGTCCCAGCTGTCGCAGTTCATGGACCAGAACAACCCGCTCGCGGGTCTGACGCACAAGCGTCGTCTCTCGGCCCTCGGCCCGGGTGGTCTGTCCCGTGAGCGTGCCGGCGTCGAGGTCCGTGACGTCCACCCGTCGCACTACGGCCGCATGTGCCCGATCGAGACCCCGGAAGGCCCGAACATCGGCCTGATCGGTTCGCTCGCGTCGTTCGGTCGAATCAACTCCTTCGGCTTCATCGAGACCCCGTACCGTCGCGTCGTCAACGGCGAGGTCACGAAGACCATCGACTACCTCACCGCTTCGGAAGAGGACGACTTCGTCGTCGCGCAGGCCAACGCCCCGCTGACGAACGACTTCCACTTCGCCGACGACAAGGTGCTCGTCCGCAAGAAGGGTGGCGAGGTCGAACTCGTCGCCAAGGACGAGGTCGACTACATGGACGTCTCCCCGCGCCAGATGGTGTCGGTCGCGACGTCGCTCATCCCGTTCCTCGAGCACGACGACGCGAACCGCGCCCTCATGGGTGCGAACATGCAGCGTCAGGCCGTCCCGCTGCTCCGTTCCGAGTCGCCGCTCGTCGGCACCGGCATGGAGGGCTACACGGCCATCGACGCCGGCGACGTCGTCACCGCCGACAAGGCCGGTGTCGTCTCCGAGGTCTCGGCCGACGCCGTCACCCTGCAGCTCGACGAGGGCGGCACGCAGACCTACTACCTGCGCAAGTTCGACCGCTCCAACCAGGGCACGAGCTACAACCACCGCGTCATCGTCTCCGCAGGCGAGCGCGTGGAGCAGGGCGAGGTCATCGCCGACGGTCCCGCGACGGAGAACGGCGAGCTCGCGCTCGGCAAGAACCTCCTCGTCGCGTTCATGCCGTGGGAGGGCTACAACTACGAGGACGCGATGATCCTGTCGCAGAACCTCATCAAGGACGACACGCTCTCCTCGATCCACATCGAGGAGTACGAGGTCGACGCCCGCGACACCAAGCTCGGCAAGGAGGAGATCACCCGTGACCTCCCCAACGTCAGCCCGGACCTGCTGGCCGACCTCGACGAGCGCGGCATCATCCGCATCGGTGCCGAGGTCCGCCCCGGCGACATCCTCGTCGGCAAGGTCACGCCGAAGGGCGAGACCGAGCTGAGCGCCGAGGAGCGTCTGCTCCGTGCCATCTTCAACGAGAAGTCGCGCGAAGTCCGCGACACCTCGCTCAAGGTGCCCCACGGTGAAGAGGGCACGATCATCGGCGTCAAGGTGTTCGACTCGCAGGACGGTGACGACGAACTCGGCTCTGGTGTCAACCAGCGCGTGGTCGTCTACATCGCCCAGAAGCGCAAGATCACCGCGGGTGACAAGCTCGCCGGTCGTCACGGCAACAAGGGCGTCATCTCGACCATCCTCCCGGTCGAGGACATGCCGTTCCTCGCCGACGGCACCCCCGTCGACATCGTCCTCAACCCGCTCGGCGTCCCCGGCCGCATGAACTTCGGCCAGGTGCTCGAGATCCACCTCGGGTGGCTCGCCAAGCAGGGCTGGAACGTCGAGGGCATCCAGGAGTGGGCTTCCGCCCTCCCCGAGGCGGCCCGCAGCGCCGAGCCCGGCACCAAGGTCGCCACCCCGGTGTTCGACGGTGCGTACGAGCGCGAGATCGAGGGCCTCCTCGACTCGACCCTCCCGAACCGCGACGGCGAGCGCCTGATCGGCTCGTCCGGCAAGGCGCAGCTCTTCGACGGCCGCTCCGGCGAGCCGTTCCCGGAGCCCGTCTCGGTCGGCTACATGTACATCCTCAAGCTGCACCACCTGGTCGACGACAAGATCCACGCGCGTTCGACCGGTCCGTACTCGATGATCACGCAGCAGCCGCTGGGTGGTAAGGCGCAGTTCGGTGGACAGCGATTCGGTGAGATGGAGGTGTGGGCGCTCGAAGCGTACGGCGCCGCCTACGCCCTCCAGGAGCTCCTGACGATCAAGTCCGACGACATCCTCGGCCGCGTGAAGGTCTACGAGGCGATCGTCAAGGGCGAGAACATCCAGGAACCCGGCATCCCCGAGTCCTTCAAGGTCCTCATGAAGGAGATGCAGTCGCTCTGCCTGAACGTCGAGGTCCTCTCGGCCGACGGCCAGGCGGTCAGCCTGCGCGACAACGATGACGAGGTCTTCCGCGCTGCGGAGGAGCTGGGCATCAACATCTCCTCGCGGTTCGAGTCGTCCTCCGTCGACGACATCTGA
- a CDS encoding response regulator transcription factor, protein MTIRVLVVDDQAIVRDGLVTVLSLVPDLQVVGQSADGAEAIAAVDLHSPDVVLMDLRMPGVDGPTATARIVAEHPGVAVLVLTTYADDDSVVTALRAGARGYLTKDAGRAEIATAVRAVAAGQSTFDATVGARLVARLAGGAAAAAGAGSAPPASPDPGPPLGARFPDLTPREVDVLERIADGRTNPQIAAELFLTVPTVKSYVNQVFAKLGVRTRAEAVARVLR, encoded by the coding sequence GTGACCATCCGGGTGCTCGTGGTCGACGACCAGGCCATCGTCCGCGACGGCCTGGTGACGGTGCTGTCGCTCGTGCCCGACCTGCAGGTCGTCGGGCAGTCGGCGGACGGTGCCGAGGCGATCGCCGCCGTCGACCTGCACTCGCCCGACGTCGTCCTGATGGACCTGCGGATGCCGGGTGTCGACGGACCGACCGCCACCGCGCGGATCGTCGCCGAGCACCCCGGGGTGGCGGTCCTGGTGCTGACGACCTACGCCGACGACGACTCTGTCGTCACCGCGCTGCGGGCGGGTGCCCGCGGCTACCTGACGAAGGACGCCGGGCGGGCGGAGATCGCGACCGCGGTGCGTGCGGTGGCCGCCGGGCAGTCGACCTTCGACGCGACCGTGGGGGCGCGGCTGGTGGCGCGCCTCGCCGGTGGTGCCGCTGCCGCTGCCGGTGCCGGTTCCGCTCCGCCTGCGTCACCCGATCCCGGTCCGCCGCTCGGTGCGCGGTTCCCGGACCTCACCCCGCGCGAGGTGGACGTCCTCGAGCGGATCGCGGACGGCCGGACGAACCCGCAGATCGCCGCCGAGCTGTTCCTGACGGTGCCCACCGTGAAGTCGTACGTGAACCAGGTGTTCGCGAAGCTCGGGGTCCGGACCCGCGCGGAGGCCGTCGCCCGCGTCCTGCGCTGA
- a CDS encoding sensor histidine kinase: MSLPTDPDRTDPAGVRSRSVLSWGLNAVGIAVVAFWFVRNGLLLHHPAWVWVVGAVALGAWAVREGARTPRVLVVAAGVMVAAGSLTVVPTDSLLVVPVIVGLVVLGADLRLPVWTAAVAALAAVVVVAGTATLEQTSVQFVLGVSGGLLLGVLAGFSRRQVRITTAQARETERQQQRARLLADRSRASRDIHDVLAHSLGGLVLQLDAVQALLEAGRVDEATRRAGEARALAADGLAEARRAVHALRDEPQPGQPEPTRASSPSADHASALTALLDAHRSFGGEVVVQGDVTLAVLDEAHRAAVVQVVREALSNARRHAPGRPVSLSVIRDGDAVDVVVANPLPSGGQGVLGMRERFAELGSEATVEAERSDDEFVVAMHLPVDDPVDPGTADAAVAVEDDRS; the protein is encoded by the coding sequence GTGAGCCTGCCGACCGACCCGGACCGGACCGACCCAGCCGGGGTCCGGTCCCGCTCGGTGCTCTCCTGGGGGCTCAACGCCGTCGGGATCGCCGTGGTCGCCTTCTGGTTCGTCCGGAACGGCCTCCTGCTCCACCACCCGGCGTGGGTCTGGGTCGTCGGGGCCGTGGCGCTCGGCGCCTGGGCCGTCCGCGAAGGGGCACGCACACCCCGTGTGCTGGTCGTCGCCGCCGGTGTGATGGTCGCCGCCGGATCGCTCACCGTGGTGCCGACCGACTCGCTCCTGGTCGTCCCGGTGATCGTCGGACTCGTCGTCCTCGGCGCCGACCTCCGCCTGCCGGTGTGGACGGCGGCGGTCGCCGCGCTCGCCGCCGTCGTGGTGGTGGCCGGCACCGCGACGCTCGAGCAGACGTCGGTGCAGTTCGTCCTCGGCGTGAGCGGCGGGCTCCTGCTCGGCGTGCTCGCCGGCTTCAGCCGTCGGCAGGTCCGGATCACGACGGCGCAGGCCCGCGAGACCGAGCGGCAGCAGCAGCGCGCACGGCTCCTCGCCGACCGGTCACGGGCGTCCCGGGACATCCACGACGTCCTCGCCCACTCGCTCGGCGGCCTGGTCCTGCAGCTCGACGCGGTCCAGGCCCTGCTCGAGGCCGGCCGCGTCGACGAGGCCACCCGCCGGGCCGGCGAAGCGCGCGCGCTGGCCGCGGACGGTCTGGCCGAGGCGCGGCGTGCGGTGCACGCGCTCCGCGACGAGCCGCAGCCCGGCCAGCCGGAGCCGACCCGTGCCTCCAGTCCGTCCGCCGACCACGCGTCGGCCCTGACGGCCCTGCTCGACGCGCACCGCTCGTTCGGCGGCGAGGTCGTCGTGCAGGGCGACGTGACCCTCGCGGTCCTCGACGAGGCCCACCGGGCCGCCGTGGTCCAGGTCGTCCGGGAGGCCCTCAGCAACGCCCGCAGGCACGCTCCCGGCCGCCCCGTGTCCCTGTCCGTGATCCGGGACGGCGACGCCGTGGACGTCGTCGTGGCCAACCCGCTGCCGAGCGGTGGACAGGGGGTGCTCGGGATGCGCGAGCGGTTCGCGGAACTCGGCAGCGAGGCCACGGTGGAGGCCGAGCGTTCCGACGACGAGTTCGTCGTCGCCATGCACCTGCCCGTCGACGACCCGGTCGATCCGGGCACCGCGGACGCTGCGGTCGCCGTCGAGGACGACCGCTCGTGA
- a CDS encoding spermidine synthase produces MGDAFDGFRIGAGYSVVEPDRHRPGSFTLVVDGTPQSHVDLEDPTHLAFEYIRRIGHAIDLLPDGPITALHLGAGALTLPRYVAVTRPGSRQQVIELERDLVEHVREALPFPRGASIRVRYGDAREVLGKLPAGLRGTVDLAVVDVFGGSQIPAHVTSVEFYREVAAFLSPTGIVAVNVADGAGLAFARGQASTLQSVLPSVAAVADTGMLKGRRFGNIVLLGSPTDLPVADMPRRYSSDPMPAKVVHGAELRAFIAGAPIVTDQTAVASPEPNRSVFGG; encoded by the coding sequence ATGGGTGATGCGTTCGACGGGTTCCGGATCGGTGCGGGGTACTCGGTGGTGGAGCCGGACCGGCACCGCCCGGGGTCCTTCACCCTGGTGGTGGACGGCACCCCGCAGTCGCACGTGGACCTCGAGGACCCGACCCACCTGGCGTTCGAGTACATCCGGCGGATCGGCCACGCGATCGACCTGCTGCCGGACGGCCCGATCACGGCGCTGCACCTGGGCGCCGGCGCCCTCACCCTGCCCCGCTACGTCGCGGTGACCCGCCCGGGCTCGCGGCAGCAGGTGATCGAGCTCGAGCGCGACCTGGTCGAGCACGTGCGGGAGGCCCTGCCGTTCCCCCGCGGCGCGTCGATCCGGGTGCGGTACGGCGACGCCCGGGAGGTCCTCGGCAAGCTGCCCGCCGGGCTCCGCGGCACCGTGGACCTGGCGGTGGTGGACGTCTTCGGCGGTTCGCAGATCCCCGCCCACGTGACGAGCGTCGAGTTCTACCGCGAGGTCGCCGCGTTCCTGTCGCCGACCGGCATCGTCGCGGTGAACGTGGCCGACGGCGCCGGCTTGGCGTTCGCCCGGGGGCAGGCCTCGACGCTGCAGTCGGTGCTGCCGTCGGTCGCCGCGGTCGCGGACACCGGCATGCTCAAGGGCCGCCGGTTCGGGAACATCGTGCTGCTCGGGTCGCCGACCGACCTGCCGGTGGCGGACATGCCCAGGCGGTACTCGTCCGACCCGATGCCGGCGAAGGTCGTGCACGGTGCGGAGCTCAGGGCGTTCATCGCCGGGGCGCCGATCGTCACCGACCAGACGGCGGTCGCGTCGCCCGAGCCGAACCGGAGCGTGTTCGGGGGCTGA